A genomic window from Halorubrum trapanicum includes:
- a CDS encoding glycerate kinase — MPDQSADTAVTVAERERHASDPARELALDCVTAGIEAAHPERVVADALSLDDGVLTVTGVDDATATYDLATYDRALVVGAGNAAGHFAAAVEELLGDRIDGGAVVTDDPTDTDRISVLPGDHPTPSEAGVESAREVREVAADAGADDLVVGLLTGGGSALLAAPAEGIGLADLRETTEALLASGAAIDEINAVRKHLSAVKGGRLARAAAPADVLGLAISDVTGDDPAVIASGPLSPDPTTYADALAVLDRHGIDAPAAVTDRLERGAVGDLAETPGPGDPPFDGDGVDVRIVASARTALGAAREVAAARGYEPLVLSSRVRGEAREAAKTHAAVAEECRAAGEPVEPPAVLLSAGEVTVTLGDDAGAGGPNQEFALSAAVELGGAGAIGVGTGDAAAVAVASVDTDGIDGATDAAGALVDDRLVGGGSDGGDGDGDTGSPLAREAAVDALDANDAYPALDAAGALLRTGPTGTNVNDLRAIVVAERDARSASPDARSEGPGASSEDTK, encoded by the coding sequence ATGCCCGATCAGTCCGCCGACACCGCCGTGACCGTCGCCGAGCGCGAGCGACACGCGAGCGACCCGGCCCGCGAGCTCGCGCTCGACTGCGTCACCGCGGGGATCGAGGCCGCGCACCCTGAACGCGTCGTCGCGGACGCCCTCTCCCTCGACGACGGCGTCCTGACGGTCACCGGCGTCGACGACGCAACGGCCACCTACGACCTCGCTACCTACGACCGCGCCCTCGTCGTCGGCGCGGGCAACGCGGCGGGCCACTTCGCGGCCGCGGTCGAGGAGCTCCTCGGCGACCGAATCGACGGCGGCGCGGTCGTCACGGACGACCCGACCGACACCGATCGCATCTCGGTCCTCCCCGGCGACCACCCCACCCCGAGCGAGGCGGGCGTCGAGAGCGCCCGAGAAGTCCGCGAGGTCGCGGCCGACGCCGGCGCGGACGACCTCGTGGTCGGGCTGCTCACCGGCGGCGGGAGCGCGCTGCTGGCCGCGCCCGCCGAGGGGATCGGACTCGCCGACCTCCGCGAGACGACCGAGGCGCTGCTGGCGAGCGGCGCGGCCATCGACGAGATCAACGCGGTCCGAAAGCACCTCTCGGCGGTGAAGGGCGGGCGGCTGGCGCGGGCGGCCGCGCCCGCCGACGTCCTCGGGCTCGCGATAAGCGACGTGACCGGCGACGACCCGGCCGTGATCGCGAGCGGCCCGCTGTCGCCCGATCCGACGACCTACGCGGACGCGCTCGCGGTCCTCGACCGACACGGGATCGACGCGCCGGCGGCCGTCACCGACCGGCTGGAACGCGGCGCCGTGGGCGACCTCGCGGAGACCCCGGGACCGGGCGATCCCCCGTTCGACGGCGACGGCGTCGACGTCCGGATCGTCGCGAGCGCGCGCACCGCCCTCGGCGCCGCTCGGGAGGTCGCCGCGGCGCGCGGGTACGAGCCGCTCGTCCTCTCCTCGCGGGTGCGCGGCGAGGCGCGCGAGGCGGCGAAGACGCACGCGGCGGTCGCCGAGGAGTGCCGCGCGGCCGGCGAGCCGGTCGAACCGCCCGCGGTCCTCCTCTCGGCCGGCGAGGTGACGGTGACGCTCGGCGACGACGCCGGCGCGGGCGGCCCGAATCAGGAGTTCGCGCTGTCGGCCGCGGTCGAACTCGGCGGCGCGGGGGCGATCGGCGTGGGGACCGGCGACGCGGCCGCGGTCGCCGTCGCGAGCGTCGACACCGACGGGATCGACGGCGCCACGGACGCCGCGGGGGCGCTGGTCGACGACCGCCTCGTTGGGGGGGGCTCCGACGGCGGCGACGGTGACGGCGACACCGGGAGCCCGCTGGCCCGCGAGGCGGCCGTGGACGCCCTCGACGCGAACGACGCGTACCCGGCGCTCGACGCGGCTGGCGCGCTGCTCCGGACCGGGCCGACCGGGACGAACGTCAACGACCTGCGGGCGATCGTGGTCGCCGAGCGCGACGCCCGTTCGGCGAGTCCCGACGCCCGTTCGGAAGGCCCCGGCGCGTCTTCGGAAGACACTAAGTAG
- a CDS encoding NCS2 family permease, which yields MGLSDTLAARFDVESLGSDVRTELVAGLTTFLAMSYIIVVNPAILSEAIQIEGYGQGEVFQMIAIATALSAAIATLVMALYANRPFGLAPGLGLNAFFAYTVVLGLGVPWQTALAAVFVEGVLFMVLTAVGAREYVIRLFPEPVKRSVGAGIGLFLLFIGFQELQIVVPDEATLVTLGGVFGNPWAILGLLGLVFTFGLWARGITGSIVIGIVATAAVGWGLTLAGVFGRGTVTPESLPSAQYDISPLAGAFVDGLGGIDPLTFVLVVFTFFFVDFFDTAGTLIGVSQFGDFLDEDGDLPDMDKPLMADAVGTTAGAVLGTSTVTTYIESSTGVEEGGRTGLTALVVALLFLASLVLIPLVAAIPAYASFIALIVVGVMMLQGLVEVDWTDPAWAVSAGLTVTVMPFAYSIADGLAAGIVAYPLIKVAVGEYDEVALGQYVIAALLAAYYVLQTRGVIL from the coding sequence ATGGGCCTTTCAGACACGCTGGCCGCGCGGTTCGACGTGGAGTCGCTCGGGTCGGACGTCCGCACCGAACTGGTCGCCGGGCTGACGACGTTCCTCGCGATGTCGTACATCATCGTCGTGAATCCCGCCATCCTCTCGGAGGCGATCCAGATCGAGGGGTACGGGCAGGGGGAGGTGTTCCAGATGATCGCCATCGCGACGGCGCTGTCGGCGGCGATCGCGACCCTCGTGATGGCGCTGTACGCCAACCGGCCGTTCGGGCTCGCGCCCGGGCTGGGACTCAACGCCTTCTTCGCGTACACGGTCGTGCTCGGGCTCGGCGTCCCGTGGCAGACGGCGCTGGCCGCGGTGTTCGTCGAGGGCGTCCTGTTCATGGTCCTGACCGCGGTCGGCGCGCGGGAGTACGTCATCCGGCTGTTCCCGGAGCCGGTGAAGCGGTCGGTCGGCGCCGGTATCGGGCTGTTCCTGCTGTTCATCGGCTTTCAAGAGCTCCAGATCGTCGTGCCCGACGAGGCGACGCTCGTCACGCTGGGCGGCGTGTTCGGGAACCCGTGGGCGATACTGGGACTGCTCGGGCTCGTGTTCACCTTCGGCCTCTGGGCGCGGGGGATCACGGGCTCGATCGTGATCGGGATCGTGGCGACCGCCGCCGTCGGCTGGGGGCTCACGCTCGCCGGGGTCTTCGGGCGCGGCACGGTCACGCCGGAGTCGCTCCCGAGCGCGCAGTACGACATCTCGCCGCTGGCGGGGGCGTTCGTCGACGGGCTCGGGGGGATCGACCCGCTCACGTTCGTCCTAGTCGTGTTCACCTTCTTCTTCGTCGACTTCTTCGACACCGCGGGGACGCTCATCGGCGTCTCGCAGTTCGGTGACTTCCTCGACGAGGACGGCGACCTCCCCGACATGGACAAGCCGCTGATGGCCGACGCGGTGGGGACGACCGCGGGCGCGGTCCTGGGTACCTCCACGGTGACGACGTACATCGAGTCGTCGACCGGCGTCGAGGAGGGCGGCCGGACCGGCCTGACGGCGCTGGTCGTCGCGCTGCTCTTCCTCGCGTCGCTCGTCCTGATCCCGCTCGTGGCCGCGATCCCGGCGTACGCCTCCTTCATCGCGCTGATCGTCGTCGGCGTGATGATGCTCCAGGGGCTCGTCGAGGTCGACTGGACGGACCCGGCGTGGGCCGTCTCCGCGGGGCTCACGGTCACCGTGATGCCGTTCGCCTACTCCATCGCCGACGGGCTCGCGGCCGGCATCGTCGCCTACCCGCTGATCAAGGTCGCGGTCGGCGAGTACGACGAGGTCGCGCTCGGGCAGTACGTCATCGCGGCGCTGCTCGCGGCCTACTACGTGCTCCAGACGCGCGGCGTCATCCTCTAA
- a CDS encoding phosphoribosyltransferase family protein has product MNRAEKAALQLQAVAVLRMLKETRTYEELSEVTGLPAGDLNRYVNGHVLPGTDRASEVVESVGREALADELVARVEFDDEGYVDNSGVVFDQSFLDLVAPVAAETFEFESPDVVLTAATDGITLGAAMASFFDARLAYAKKSKETAVEEFIESRQRLASGIELTYYLPASAIDAGDTVLVVDDLIRSGETQELLLDIALQGDADVTGVFALIAVGDEGMDRARAITDAPVGALTTFE; this is encoded by the coding sequence ATGAACCGCGCAGAGAAGGCGGCCCTCCAGCTACAGGCGGTCGCCGTGTTGCGGATGCTGAAGGAGACGCGAACGTACGAGGAGCTCTCGGAGGTGACCGGGCTGCCCGCGGGGGACCTGAACCGGTACGTGAACGGGCACGTGTTACCGGGGACCGACCGCGCGAGCGAGGTCGTCGAGTCGGTCGGCCGCGAGGCGCTCGCCGACGAGCTGGTCGCGCGCGTCGAGTTCGACGACGAGGGGTACGTCGACAACTCCGGCGTCGTCTTCGACCAGTCGTTCCTCGATCTGGTGGCGCCGGTCGCCGCGGAGACGTTCGAGTTCGAGTCGCCCGACGTGGTGCTGACGGCCGCGACCGACGGGATCACGCTGGGCGCGGCGATGGCCTCCTTCTTCGACGCGCGCCTGGCGTACGCGAAGAAGTCGAAGGAGACCGCGGTCGAGGAGTTCATCGAGTCGCGCCAGCGGCTCGCCTCCGGCATCGAGCTCACCTACTACCTCCCCGCGAGCGCGATCGACGCCGGCGACACGGTGCTGGTCGTCGACGACCTGATCCGGTCGGGCGAGACCCAGGAGCTCCTCCTCGACATCGCCCTCCAGGGCGACGCAGACGTCACCGGCGTGTTCGCGCTCATCGCGGTCGGCGACGAGGGGATGGACCGCGCGCGAGCGATCACCGACGCGCCGGTCGGGGCGCTGACGACGTTCGAGTAG